The following coding sequences lie in one Populus trichocarpa isolate Nisqually-1 chromosome 14, P.trichocarpa_v4.1, whole genome shotgun sequence genomic window:
- the LOC7462019 gene encoding uncharacterized WD repeat-containing protein C2A9.03 isoform X4: protein MSYYQRLGDMNYMAEEAEMVDFVDEMDGGAAGGVEDVEANEYNLLTKATDTSSGQARNGQDIQGIPWERLNITREKYRLTRLEQYKNYENIPLSGEAVDKECKQMEKGGHYYEFFHNTRSVKPTILHFQLRNLVWATSKHDVYLVSNYSVMHWSSISGNLSEVINFAGHVAPSEKHAGSLLEGFTQTQISTIAVKDNFLVAGGFQGELTCKRLDKQGVSFCTRTTYDDNAITNAIEIYDGMRGGIKFMASNNDCGLREYDLETFQLLNHFRFPWPVNHTSMSPDSRLMTVVGDNLDGLLVDSQSGKTVSTVEGHSDYSFASAWHPDGRVFATGNQDKTCRVWDIRKLSSPTVILKGNLGAVRSIRFSSDGQFMFVAEPADFVHVYSTRDDYRKRQEIDFFGEISGVALSPDDESLSIGIWDRTYASLLQYNKRHKYGYLDSYL, encoded by the exons CTTACCAAGGCTACGGATACATCTTCTGGGCAGGCCAGGAATGGGCAAGACATACAGGGTATTCCCTGGGAAAGATTGAATATAACCAGGGAAAAATACAGATTGACCAGGCTTGAGCAGTACAAGAATTATGAGAACATTCCATTATCCGGCGAAGCTGTCGATAAG GAGTGCAAACAAATGGAGAAGGGAGGCCACTACTATGAATTCTTCCATAATACTAGATCGGTTAAGCCCACTATACTTCATTTTCAG CTCAGGAACTTGGTTTGGGCCACTTCGAAACATGATGTATATCTGGTGTCGAATTATTCAGTCATGCACTGGTCATCCATATCTGGCAATTTGTCCGAGGTCATCAATTTTGCAGGACATGTAGCACCGTCTGAG AAACATGCTGGAAGTTTGTTAGAAGGTTTCACCCAAACTCAAATTAGCACCATAGCAGTCAAAGATAATTTTCTTGTTGCTGGAGGCTTCCAAGGAGAGCTTACTTGCAAA CGTTTGGATAAGCAAGGAGTTAGCTTTTGTACCCGCACAACATACGATGATAATGCCATCACGAATGCTATTGAGATATATGATGGCATGAG GGGTGGAATCAAATTCATGGCATCCAACAATGATTGTGGTCTTAGAGAATATGACTTGGAGACGTTTCAGCTTTTGAATCACTTCCGTTTCCCTTGGCCGGTGAAT CACACATCAATGAGTCCAGACAGTAGGCTGATGACAGTTGTCGGAGATAACTTGGACGGATTGCTGGTGGATTCACAGAGTGGGAAG ACTGTATCCACTGTAGAAGGACACTCCGATTATTCTTTTGCATCAGCATGGCACCCAGATGGACGTGTTTTTGCCACAGGCAATCAGGATAAGACTTGCCGGGTGTGGGATATAAGAAAGTTGTCATCGCCTACTGTGATACTCAAGGGAAACTTGGGTGCGGTTCGTTCAATTCGTTTCTCATCAGATGGCCAATTCATGTTCGTAGCTGAACCTGCAGATTTTGTGCATGTTTATAGCACACGAGATGACTACAGAAAGCGGCAAGAGATTGATTTCTTTGGTGAGATTTCAGGAGTAGCTCTCAGCCCAGATGATGAATCTTTGTCTATCGGAATCTGGGACCGGACTTATGCGAGCTTGCTACAGTAcaacaaaagacataaatatGGTTATCTCGATTCCTACTTGTGA
- the LOC7462019 gene encoding uncharacterized WD repeat-containing protein C2A9.03 isoform X3, with protein sequence MSYFQRLGDMNYMAEEAEMVDFVDEIDGGAAAGVEDVEANEYDLLTKATDTSSGQARNGQDIQGIPWERLNITREKYRLTRLEQYKNYENIPLSGEAVDKECKQMEKGGHYYEFFHNTRSVKPTILHFQLRNLVWATSKHDVYLVSNYSVMHWSSISGNLSEVINFAGHVAPSEKHAGSLLEGFTQTQISTIAVKDNFLVAGGFQGELTCKRLDKQGVSFCTRTTYDDNAITNAIEIYDGMRGGIKFMASNNDCGLREYDLETFQLLNHFRFPWPVNHTSMSPDSRLMTVVGDNLDGLLVDSQSGKTVSTVEGHSDYSFASAWHPDGRVFATGNQDKTCRVWDIRKLSSPTVILKGNLGAVRSIRFSSDGQFMFVAEPADFVHVYSTRDDYRKRQEIDFFGEISGVALSPDDESLSIGIWDRTYASLLQYNKRHKYGYLDSYL encoded by the exons ATGTCCTACTTCCAGCGGTTGGGGGATATGAATTACATGGCGGAAGAGGCAGAAATGGTCGATTTCGTCGATGAAATTGATGGAGGAGCCGCCGCCGGTGTGGAAGATGTTGAAGCCAATGAATACGACTTG CTTACCAAGGCTACGGATACATCTTCTGGGCAGGCCAGGAATGGGCAAGACATACAGGGTATTCCCTGGGAAAGATTGAATATAACCAGGGAAAAATACAGATTGACCAGGCTTGAGCAGTACAAGAATTATGAGAACATTCCATTATCCGGCGAAGCTGTCGATAAG GAGTGCAAACAAATGGAGAAGGGAGGCCACTACTATGAATTCTTCCATAATACTAGATCGGTTAAGCCCACTATACTTCATTTTCAG CTCAGGAACTTGGTTTGGGCCACTTCGAAACATGATGTATATCTGGTGTCGAATTATTCAGTCATGCACTGGTCATCCATATCTGGCAATTTGTCCGAGGTCATCAATTTTGCAGGACATGTAGCACCGTCTGAG AAACATGCTGGAAGTTTGTTAGAAGGTTTCACCCAAACTCAAATTAGCACCATAGCAGTCAAAGATAATTTTCTTGTTGCTGGAGGCTTCCAAGGAGAGCTTACTTGCAAA CGTTTGGATAAGCAAGGAGTTAGCTTTTGTACCCGCACAACATACGATGATAATGCCATCACGAATGCTATTGAGATATATGATGGCATGAG GGGTGGAATCAAATTCATGGCATCCAACAATGATTGTGGTCTTAGAGAATATGACTTGGAGACGTTTCAGCTTTTGAATCACTTCCGTTTCCCTTGGCCGGTGAAT CACACATCAATGAGTCCAGACAGTAGGCTGATGACAGTTGTCGGAGATAACTTGGACGGATTGCTGGTGGATTCACAGAGTGGGAAG ACTGTATCCACTGTAGAAGGACACTCCGATTATTCTTTTGCATCAGCATGGCACCCAGATGGACGTGTTTTTGCCACAGGCAATCAGGATAAGACTTGCCGGGTGTGGGATATAAGAAAGTTGTCATCGCCTACTGTGATACTCAAGGGAAACTTGGGTGCGGTTCGTTCAATTCGTTTCTCATCAGATGGCCAATTCATGTTCGTAGCTGAACCTGCAGATTTTGTGCATGTTTATAGCACACGAGATGACTACAGAAAGCGGCAAGAGATTGATTTCTTTGGTGAGATTTCAGGAGTAGCTCTCAGCCCAGATGATGAATCTTTGTCTATCGGAATCTGGGACCGGACTTATGCGAGCTTGCTACAGTAcaacaaaagacataaatatGGTTATCTCGATTCCTACTTGTGA
- the LOC7462019 gene encoding uncharacterized WD repeat-containing protein C2A9.03 isoform X1 produces the protein MSYFQRLGDMNYMAEEAEMVDFVDEIDGGAAAGVEDVEANEYDLVEFTKLINLEFLVKNEQLTKATDTSSGQARNGQDIQGIPWERLNITREKYRLTRLEQYKNYENIPLSGEAVDKECKQMEKGGHYYEFFHNTRSVKPTILHFQLRNLVWATSKHDVYLVSNYSVMHWSSISGNLSEVINFAGHVAPSEKHAGSLLEGFTQTQISTIAVKDNFLVAGGFQGELTCKRLDKQGVSFCTRTTYDDNAITNAIEIYDGMRGGIKFMASNNDCGLREYDLETFQLLNHFRFPWPVNHTSMSPDSRLMTVVGDNLDGLLVDSQSGKTVSTVEGHSDYSFASAWHPDGRVFATGNQDKTCRVWDIRKLSSPTVILKGNLGAVRSIRFSSDGQFMFVAEPADFVHVYSTRDDYRKRQEIDFFGEISGVALSPDDESLSIGIWDRTYASLLQYNKRHKYGYLDSYL, from the exons ATGTCCTACTTCCAGCGGTTGGGGGATATGAATTACATGGCGGAAGAGGCAGAAATGGTCGATTTCGTCGATGAAATTGATGGAGGAGCCGCCGCCGGTGTGGAAGATGTTGAAGCCAATGAATACGACTTG gtagaatttacaaaattaattaatctggaATTCTTGGTTAAAAATGAGCAGCTTACCAAGGCTACGGATACATCTTCTGGGCAGGCCAGGAATGGGCAAGACATACAGGGTATTCCCTGGGAAAGATTGAATATAACCAGGGAAAAATACAGATTGACCAGGCTTGAGCAGTACAAGAATTATGAGAACATTCCATTATCCGGCGAAGCTGTCGATAAG GAGTGCAAACAAATGGAGAAGGGAGGCCACTACTATGAATTCTTCCATAATACTAGATCGGTTAAGCCCACTATACTTCATTTTCAG CTCAGGAACTTGGTTTGGGCCACTTCGAAACATGATGTATATCTGGTGTCGAATTATTCAGTCATGCACTGGTCATCCATATCTGGCAATTTGTCCGAGGTCATCAATTTTGCAGGACATGTAGCACCGTCTGAG AAACATGCTGGAAGTTTGTTAGAAGGTTTCACCCAAACTCAAATTAGCACCATAGCAGTCAAAGATAATTTTCTTGTTGCTGGAGGCTTCCAAGGAGAGCTTACTTGCAAA CGTTTGGATAAGCAAGGAGTTAGCTTTTGTACCCGCACAACATACGATGATAATGCCATCACGAATGCTATTGAGATATATGATGGCATGAG GGGTGGAATCAAATTCATGGCATCCAACAATGATTGTGGTCTTAGAGAATATGACTTGGAGACGTTTCAGCTTTTGAATCACTTCCGTTTCCCTTGGCCGGTGAAT CACACATCAATGAGTCCAGACAGTAGGCTGATGACAGTTGTCGGAGATAACTTGGACGGATTGCTGGTGGATTCACAGAGTGGGAAG ACTGTATCCACTGTAGAAGGACACTCCGATTATTCTTTTGCATCAGCATGGCACCCAGATGGACGTGTTTTTGCCACAGGCAATCAGGATAAGACTTGCCGGGTGTGGGATATAAGAAAGTTGTCATCGCCTACTGTGATACTCAAGGGAAACTTGGGTGCGGTTCGTTCAATTCGTTTCTCATCAGATGGCCAATTCATGTTCGTAGCTGAACCTGCAGATTTTGTGCATGTTTATAGCACACGAGATGACTACAGAAAGCGGCAAGAGATTGATTTCTTTGGTGAGATTTCAGGAGTAGCTCTCAGCCCAGATGATGAATCTTTGTCTATCGGAATCTGGGACCGGACTTATGCGAGCTTGCTACAGTAcaacaaaagacataaatatGGTTATCTCGATTCCTACTTGTGA
- the LOC7462018 gene encoding probably inactive leucine-rich repeat receptor-like protein kinase At3g28040, producing MGFSHLLLYFLVSSVASLRGCTGSDSVPIQINDDVLGLIVFKSDLSDPSSYLSSWNEDDDSPCSWKFIECNPVSGRVSQVSLDGLGLSGRLGKGLQKLQHVKTLSLSHNNFSGDFSLEFGLISSLESLNLSHNSLSGLIPSFLDNMSSLKFLDLSENSFTGPLPDDLFRNSFSLRYLSLAGNLLQGPIPSSLFSCSSLNTINLSNNQFSGDPDFVTGTWSLERLRKLDLSHNEFSGSVPQGVSAIHNLKELHLQGNRFSGPLPVDIGLCRHLNRLDLSSNLFSGALPESLQGLSSINYFSLSKNMLTGEFPRWIGSLSNLEYLDLSSNALTGSISSSIGDLKSLRYLSLSNNKLLGNIPASIVSCTMLSAIRLRGNSFNGSIPEGLFDLGLEEVDFSHNGLIGSIPSGSSTFFTSLHTLDLSRNNLTGHIPAEMGLSSDLRYLNLSWNNLESRMPPELGYFQNLTVLDLRSNALAGSIPADICESGSLNILQLDGNSLVGQVPEEIGNCSSLYLLSLSQNNLSGSIPKSISRLDKLKILKLEFNELTGEVPQELGKLENLLAVNISYNKLIGRLPVRGIFPSLDQSALQGNLGICSPLLKGPCKMNVPKPLVLDPNAYGNQGDGQKPRSASSRPARFHHHMFLSVSAIIAISAAIFIMFGVILISLLNVSVRKRLAFVDHALESMCSSSSKSGNLVTGKLVLFDSKSSPDWINSPESLLNKAAEIGQGVFGTVYKVSLGSEARMVAIKKLITSNIIQYPEDFDREVRVLGKARHPNLLSLKGYYWTPQLQLLVSEYAPNGSLQSKLHERLTSTPPLSWANRLKIVLGTAKGLAHLHHSFRPPIIHYNIKPSNILLDENFNPKISDFGLARLLTKLDRHVMSSRFQSALGYVAPELACQSLRINEKCDIYGFGVLILELVTGRRPVEYGEDNVVIQNDHVRVLLEQGNALDCVDPSMGDYPEDEVMPVLKLALVCTSQIPSSRPSMAEVVQILQVIRTPVPQRMEIF from the exons ATGGGGTTTTCCCATTTGTTGCTATATTTCCTGGTTTCTTCAGTTGCTTCGCTTAGAGGTTGCACGGGAAGTGATAGTGTGCCGATACAGATCAATGATGATGTCTTAGGGCTGATTGTTTTCAAGTCAGACCTTAGTGATCCATCTTCCTATCTCAGCTCATGGAACGAAGATGATGACTCCCCGTGTTCATGGAAGTTCATAGAGTGCAATCCCGTGAGCGGCAGGGTTTCTCAAGTCTCACTTGATGGGTTGGGATTGTCAGGAAGATTGGGTAAAGGGCTCCAAAAGTTGCAGCATGTGAAGACATTATCATTGTCCCATAACAATTTTAGCGGTGACTTTAGTCTTGAGTTTGGTCTCATTTCAAGTCTTGAAAGTCTTAACCTCAGTCACAACAGTCTTTCAGGCCTCATTCCATCTTTTCTTGACAATATGAGCTCCCTTAAGTTTCTTGATCTTTCTGAGAATTCATTCACAGGACCACTCCCTGATGATCTTTTTCGAAACTCCTTTTCCCTTCGTTATCTTTCTTTAGCAGGGAATTTGCTTCAAGGGCCAATTCCTAGTTCTCTATTTAGCTGCTCTTCTTTGAACACTATCAATCTGTCCAACAACCAGTTCTCCGGTGACCCAGATTTTGTTACTGGGACTTGGTCATTGGAGCGGCTTCGAAAACTGGATCTTTCACACAACGAATTTTCCGGGTCCGTGCCACAAGGGGTATCGGCCATTCACAACTTGAAAGAGCTCCACTTACAGGGAAATCGCTTTTCCGGGCCACTACCTGTAGATATTGGACTGTGCCGGCACTTGAATAGATTGGATTTAAGCAGCAATCTTTTTAGTGGAGCACTGCCGGAGTCTCTTCAGGGGCTGAGTTCAATAAACTATTTCAGTTTATCCAAGAATATGTTGACAGGTGAGTTCCCTCGGTGGATTGGTAGCCTGAGCAACCTGGAATACCTGGACTTGTCAAGCAATGCTCTAACTGGTAGCATCTCATCATCCATTGGTGACTTGAAATCACTGCGCTACTTGAGTTTGTCCAATAACAAGCTCCTTGGCAACATCCCCGCCTCAATCGTTTCCTGTACGATGTTATCAGCGATTCGGTTGAGAGGTAACAGCTTTAATGGTAGCATACCAGAAGGCTTGTTTGATCTAGGGCTAGAGGAAGTAGATTTTTCACACAATGGATTGATAGGTTCAATTCCATCAGGTTCAAGTACTTTCTTTACATCTCTTCACACACTGGATCTTTCAAGGAACAATCTCACAGGACATATTCCTGCAGAAATGGGTCTCTCATCTGATTTGAGATACTTGAACTTGTCCTGGAACAACCTGGAATCAAGAATGCCACCTGAGCTTGGCTACTTTCAGAACTTGACAGTTTTGGATCTTCGAAGCAATGCTCTAGCTGGCTCAATTCCTGCAGATATATGCGAGTCGGGAAGTTTGAACATCCTTCAATTGGATGGAAATTCATTGGTGGGCCAAGTCCCTGAAGAGATTGGAAATTGTTCATCACTGTATTTGCT gAGCTTGTCCCAGAATAACTTGAGCGGTTCCATTCCCAAGTCCATTTCAAGGCTAGACAAGCTCAAGATTCTGAAATTGGAATTCAATGAGCTGACTGGAGAGGTACCACAAGAGCTTGGAAAACTGGAGAATCTCCTGGCTGTAAATATATCCTATAACAAGCTCATAGGCAGGCTTCCTGTTCGGGGCATATTTCCAAGTTTGGATCAAAGTGCGTTGCAGGGGAATTTGGGAATTTGCTCACCCTTGTTGAAGGGACCATGTAAGATGAATGTTCCCAAGCCTCTTGTCCTTGATCCAAATGCCTATGGAAATCAAGGGGATGGTCAGAAACCAAGAAGTGCATCCTCTCGCCCGGCAAGGTTCCATCACCACATGTTCCTCAGTGTTTCGGCTATCATTGCAATTTCAGCAGCTATATTCATTATGTTTGGAGTGATACTCATAAGCCTGCTAAATGTATCTGTCCGGAAGAGGCTTGCATTTGTGGACCATGCCTTGGAAAGCATGTGCTCGAGCTCTTCCAAGTCTGGAAATCTAGTCACAGGCAAGCTGGTCCTGTTCGATTCGAAATCATCGCCTGATTGGATCAATAGTCCAGAATCACTCCTTAATAAGGCTGCTGAGATAGGTCAAGGAGTTTTTGGAACTGTTTACAAGGTCTCACTGGGTTCAGAGGCAAGGATGGTAGCAATTAAAAAGCTCATTACTTCAAACATTATCCAATATCCAGAAGATTTTGATCGAGAAGTTCGAGTGTTAGGAAAGGCAAGGCACCCAAATCTCTTGTCATTAAAAGGGTATTACTGGACTCCTCAGTTGCAGCTATTGGTATCAGAATATGCACCTAATGGCAGCTTACAATCCAAACTCCATGAAAGGCTAACGTCTACTCCACCTCTTTCATGGGCTAACAGATTGAAGATTGTGCTTGGAACAGCAAAGGGACTAGCACACTTGCATCACTCTTTCCGTCCACCCATCATTCATTATAACATAAAACCAAGCAACATCCTCCTTGACGAAAATTTCAACCCAAAGATTTCGGATTTTGGACTTGCAAGGCTCTTGACAAAGCTGGATAGGCATGTTATGAGTAGTAGATTTCAAAGTGCATTGGGATATGTGGCACCAGAACTAGCATGCCAGAGCTTGAGGATCAATGAGAAGTGTGATATATATGGTTTTGGAGTCTTGATTCTTGAGCTAGTAACTGGAAGAAGGCCGGTGGAATACGGTGAAGACAACGTGGTGATACAAAATGATCATGTGAGGGTTTTGCTTGAACAAGGTAATGCCTTGGATTGTGTAGATCCAAGCATGGGGGATTATCCTGAGGATGAGGTAATGCCAGTGCTCAAATTGGCCCTTGTGTGCACCTCTCAAATACCTTCTAGTAGGCCTTCCATGGCAGAAGTGGTGCAAATATTGCAGGTCATCAGGACCCCAGTTCCACAAAGAATGGAGATTTTCTAA